The sequence below is a genomic window from Lolium perenne isolate Kyuss_39 chromosome 4, Kyuss_2.0, whole genome shotgun sequence.
tggctcctactggttcgataaaccttggtttcttactgagggaaaacttgccgctgtacgcatcacaccttcctcttggggttcccaacggacgcgtgctgtacgcgtatcatgaacacatgttgaccaaggtcaacacttcataattatcatttgggaaaaatgatttaaatgaggtgctacacctcatgcattttaatactaTTATTGCAACCatttaatgtctctaagtaatCCACTAGGAGTTGCTATAGACCAAATCAACACCTCATCTTGAATTGCttaggaccatgatttaaatgagagggaacctctcataccatttaaaaGTAAATTTGGATAATTTGCAAAAGGGCTAGAAATGGCCATATAACCACTATTTTGCTCTagctcatgatcacatgaagtaaccatgccatatttttacataaaaaatTAGACAATaccaaatgtgatttatgagagttggaatcaactcaaaatcacttagggttgatttttaataattgttttaagttgcaaaaggccctgccttgatatttttaccacattaattctacaacgaaaCTAGGTATGATACCAGTGTAGTTAGTTAGAtattttcacaagctttccaaatatataaaatttagcAAATTTGGTTCAGTGGAATTGAAGTCATTCAATTTTGAATTGGGCACCAGTAAAGAATTAAGTTGATTTGAATTAAATCGAATTCAAACGAGTGGGCCTAGGATGGAAAATTAACGGGCCAGAGAGGGGAAACGAGTTGGGACAGCCCAGCTAGCGCGTCTCGCACgcacgggccagctgacaagcgGTCCCACCTGTCAGCGAGACTTagtcaccgaaacggtacgcatGCGTGTGGGACGTTGGATTATAAACGGATCGGACGGCCTAcaaccatcgtcttctccggcgagaggcgatACTGGCAGCAGCGAGGgttgggggtcggcgagctcaccAGCGGTCGGCGAGGCTGGGCGTTGACGGCGTTCGATGttgtcggcgacggcgaggcgaatgGTGGTCGAGGGAGAGGCTGGGGTGACGCCAATCATCATCGCCGTCTCGCTACTGCCGTGACGGTCGTCGATGAAATTGGAACTACTCCGGTGGCAATGTGGATGGGAGAGGATTCGAGGAGAGCAAGTGAAGGGAGAGGAGCGAGCTGGTGTGGAGAATTCATCCAGGgggtgcctctatttataggggcgcgaggtgctgcggaggtcaCCGACGGGTCGGTGGCGTTGACGAGGCTACAGGGGCTCCGAGGCGTGGGCGAGGGCAGGGAGCTGTTCAGTGTGGCCTGGCGGTCCTCTTGCGCGTCATGGCGAGGACGGGGGTGGACGGTAGCGGTCGTCATCGTCATGCGACCGTGCAGTACCGCGGCGGATGGCTTTGGTGATGACGGCGGCTACAGGTCTATCGCCGGCCAATGGGGATGTCTCGGAGGGGGCAGGTGGTGTGGTGATGGCGCGTGCGAGAGGAGAAGGCGAGGGATGGTGTGaggcgacgtactggcgcgtccagggcgtcgtcatgcatgctctggcgcgtccagtcaCCATGGGCGCGTGCGTGTGCTGGCGTTTGTCGGCTTCTCCTCGGCCAGGGCTCTCGCCAGCAGGTACAGGGGAGTGAGGTAAGCCTCCAGgacatggtgagagagagagagagaggaggagaggggacaggggtggcatggtggtgatcatggtggccggcatggtggtgCTTTGTGATTTTTTGTGCATTTCTTTGGGTCTCTGAGGGCATGGCATTGTTGTGTGAGGTGAGGCTGAGGGTTTTGACAAGGTGAGCCAGGGGAGAGAGGTCTAGAGCATGCACAATTAATCCATGCcaatttatatgtgatgtatgtcaTGACATGGTGTGTACTTGTGCTAGGGTGAGCATGGCTATACTAAGTGAGGTCATTTAGAAGTACAAACTATTGTAGATGAGCACAAGAGAGAGAGGGTGAGAGGTACATAGTTGTTGAAATAGTGGTTGTACCCTATTTTTACTCTATGTGCTCCACATATATGACAAGTAATGGTTTTAGGTGTGTTGAATTTTGACCAAATTTCTTCATGGTTGGGTTCTAAATATTTTTTGTCATctattggtggtcttggtttgaattttggagttggtttgtgaaaattctaaaagtggagggaatccagaatttgtttcaaagttgccactttgcaTGCTTATATTAAGAGTTTGACTTTGAACCAGCAAGGTTGACTTCGACCAAGTTGTTCACTTTCATGAGTACAATAGATCTATGTAAAAAGATTagaaagtttagtttagaaaaagTTAACAAAAGGGGCTTAAAGTAGGTATgatgttaaaattgtcacatgtgaccattagcACATGTCACTTGAATTTgagttttcctttgatttgatttgagtttctttggttCAAAAGGGTTTGTTATTGGTTTGTTTATGTTTCCCAATCATTGGAACAATTTAatatggccttggttgaagatttgcaaaaattacCATAGCCTCATATGAGGTGTTATTTGCATTTTCTTATTCTTATAATTTACTTCACTTGATTACTTGGGCATGgtttagggtccatttagggttagattgagtttagtaatggtttcaaaccatttgggtaaagtaggagggcataggtcaagatttaccattatggctatgtgccacatatgcctctaggtattatttttattttctttttgtttcacattggatttagttggtaagtgataggttaggtttgttgaggtTTTTTTCAACccatctaaacaaggtagaactTGGCATAGCTCATTATTTGGCAAATATGGCTATTTGCTCCCATAGGATTTTCTTTTTTAATTTAATCtttgtttattttgttttgtattggatggtgaaaagaaaggtaaggtttagggtttaggaacatttccaagtaCTTCACATAAGCattatggcaatagcacaacatcTAAGCATGAGTAATATGCACATTACTTAGTTTAATAAAATTttctgttggttccaaaatttgaaaaatggaaatttatttttcttcttttttgaaaatttgggatgttacatcaaCAGAGGCAAGAGGACTTGGTAATGATATGAATGATCATCACTTGTTATGGGATCTCCACTCTCACTTTAGATTGTCTTCATAAAGGTCAACCACCTTGGATAGATGGCATCAGCTAGGTAGTAATCTTTGTTATAGTGGTGGAcactgatctcatagttgcacttTGGAGCATGGTCTTCCAAAAGTCCCATAAACACTGACTGCAAAATATTGATGTCATTGTAAGATCTCATCATACCAAAGAAAGCGTGTCAAATCCAGAGGTTATAATCAGACACAGCTTCAaaacaccacactgcaatatccatgatgcCCTTCGTACAAACCTTGCACAAGCAAATGGACAATTCTTACATGACCAAGGCATAAAATCGATAGTTACAAGCATCTTAAGAAATTGTGTCATGATACGAGTTGTTTCTGCTTTATTGCGTCCTACCAGAGAGCTGGTTTTGGACTTGACTGAACACTAAGTTAATTCTTAGCTGCTAGCTGAGAAttagaaaatgcataaattaaTAAAATTTCCTAAGGAACCATAATTCAACGGGACTGAAATGTTGGAATTGTGGCCCAAAATAGCCCAGTCCAATTTTTCCATTCCATAATTCCTGAAAATCCTAGAGGCCCATGTAGCCCATTCATGCATGGCAAGAGGTGGGACAaatgtttagtcccacattgctagttgagagagaggtggagtggtTTATAAGGAGAGCTGTTCTAGCacttgtatgtgagtgagaacaaGAGGGaatcctcgcgcactcctcctcctcctcgctcgttcGTTCGTCACGAcacgccgcgggttgcgggaatgccTCGAGCCGAGAGCTTCTCTATCTTTTTGCCGCGTGTGAATGGGAAATAATCTGAACGGTTGCACAAAGCTGAAACGAATTTTTGCTAGTGGGTTTTTATTAGGGCCGTTCGGCTCCAGCTGCTGTCTCTTCGGTTCGCCTCCCACTGACTGTTCGTTTCATCTCCCGTCGCCGACTGTTCGCCTGCCtgcccgtgcctataaaagggagGTCACTCCTCACCTCACGTACAGGTTCTTGCAAACGCTTTCCATAGCACTGCGCTGCTACAGGTTCTTCTCCATCCCGTCTTGCGGCGTGCACCGCGAtctgggacagtaggcctccgaaaCCCCGCTTCTTCGAGTCCTGTACGGGAgaagggcgataaggtttttggggagcgctatcAGCGCGACTACTGACTTCATCACGGACTTCGACGACCACTTCCCCGACGAGGACTTCTTCCCCGACATCAGCAGTCTCTACCTCGACGACATGGCTAAAAACGACAACGTCAATGCCAACGCGGGTGCACAGCTGTATGGTGTTTTCTTTCATCTTGTTCAGATCACCACCATGCTCTCTATTTGTGTCGCACCTATAATATATGGATCAATCTCTCCGAATGTGTTTCCATTATATTTCTTCTCCTACATACATTGTTTATTTTCCATTAATCTAGTCATGTTTTTCTTGCGGTCTACTTTGTCTAAATTACTTGGTAAATTGCTAATTTtctcaacaatccaaaaaccttattaGAGGCAATTTACCCCAAGTGGCTTTGTCGCATCTGTGAAGCCGCCCCTTTTTGAGGGTACTCACTACAAGAGATGGCGCCCGAGAgcagttctctggtttgaaaacaTGAACTGCTATGACGCCATTCTTGGCAAGCCTGAGGGAGAGCTTACTCCTGCTCAGGAGCAAGTTTTTCAGAAAACTGACAGGCTTTTCAGGGCTGCTCTGTTATCTGTACTTGGAGAGAACATTATTGAACCCTATATGTCCTTTACTAATGGCAAGGACATGTGGGCTGCCCTCGAGGCCAAGTTTGGGGTCTCGGATGCAGGCAGTGAATTGTACATCATGGAGCAATTCTGTGACTTCAAGATGACtggttatcgctcagttgttgagcaggctcatgagatacaggcACTGGCCAAGGAGCTTGAGTACTTCTCCTGTGTGTTACCGGACACGTTTGTTGCCGGAAGCATTATTGCCAAGCTGCCTCCTTCATGGAGGAATTTTGCTACTTCCCTAAAACACAAGAGACAAGAGTTCACTGCTTCGGATCTCATTGGGACTCTTGATGTGGAAGaaaaggcgagggcaaaagacacACTTGCTCGTGGTGCTGAGGGTGGTTCAAGTGCCAACTTGGTACAGAAAAAGAACTTCCAGTCCCACAAgttcaagaacaagggcaagtttGATGGCAAGAGCAAGTTCGACTGGAAGAACAAGCCCTCACAGTCCACTAATTTCAAGAAGAAGACTGATAAGAAGAAAGGTTCCTGTCATGTGTGCGGTGATCCTGAGCATTGGGCTCCTAGCTGCCCCAACCGTTATGACAGGCGCCAGCATGGGAAGGGCGGCAAGACCGCCAATGTTGTCATGGGCGATGTTGATATGAAGGATGTTGGGTATGGTAtattacctactgttctttcATTATGTCattctcctgattggtggattGACACGGGCGCTAATGTACATGTTTGTTCTGACATTTCCATGTTTTCTTCATATCAGATCAGAGGGACTCAGTCCGTGCTGATGGGGAACGGCTCGCATGCTTCTGTTCATGGTGTTGGTACGgtcgatctgaagttcacttcgggaaaGACCGTGCGACTGAAGAACGTGCATCATGTTCCCTCAATAAATAAGAATCTTGTTAGCGGATCCCTTCTATGTCGTGATGGCTACAAGATTGTTTTCGAGTCCAATAAGTTTGTACTTTTTAAGTTTGGTACTTTTATTGGTAAAGGATATGAGTGCGGAGGTTTATTCCACCTGTCACTGTcagatgtttgtaataaagttgtGAATCATGTTTCGTCTGATCTTATATCAAATGTCTGGCATTCACgtctttgtcatgttaattttggTTGCATGACGCGATTATCAAAATTAGATTTAATACCAAAATTCACTTATGCCAAAGGATCGAAATGCCTAGCATGCGTGCAAGCAAAACAACCTCGCAAGTCGCATACGACTGCAGAGGTGAGAAatttggcaccactagagctcatacacTCTGATctttgtgagatgaatggtgtattgacaaaaggtggaaagaaatacTTCATGACATTGATCGATGACTCTACGAGATACTGTCATGTGTATCTTCTGAAGACAAAAGATGAGGCTTTGAGCTTCTTCAAAATTTataaagctgaagcagaaaaccaacttgatcgaaagattaagaggctaaggtctgatcgaggtggagagtatttttccaatgAGTTTGATTCcttttgtgcggaacatggtataattcatgagaggacgcctccctactcacccCAGTCAAATGGAGTAGCCGAAAGAAAGAACCGaactctaacagatttggttaacgccatgttagacatCGGGTCTctccaaggcatggtggggggaggcgatattgactgcatgtcatgtTCTAAACCGAGTTCCCACAAAGAATAAGGAGATAACTCCATTCGAGGAATGGGAGAAGAAAAGATTGAAACTTTCTTACCTACGGACTTGGGGATGTTTGGCCAAAGTCAATCTGCCAATTCCCAAGAAGCGCAATCTTGGACCAAAAACTGTTGATTGTGTTTTTCTGGGCTATGcttttcatagcattggctataTATTCTTGATAGTAAAGTCTGAGGTATCcaacatgcatgttggtacaatcatggagtcgaatgatgcgactttctttgaggatatatttcccATGAAGGATATGCCTAGCTCATCGAATCAGGGGATGCCTAGTACATCTATCCAGGAATTTGCTACAATTCCTGAATCCACCATTCCGATAGAACACCTTGAGAATCTGGAGGAGGataacaatgaagctcctaaaaggagtaagagacagaggactgcgaagtcctttggtaatgatttcattgtgtatctcgtggatgacactcccacttctatttcagaagcctatgcatctccagatgctgactactggaaggaagctgtccgAAGTGAGATGGATTCCATTTtggctaatggaacttgggagattACTGAtcatccttatgggtgcaaacccgtaggatgtaaatgggtgtttaagaagaagcttaggcctgatggtacaattgaaaagtacaaggcacggcttgtggccaagggttatacccaaaaggaaggtgaAGACTTCTTTGATACGTACTCACCTGTAGCTAGATTGACTACCATTAGAGTACTACTATCACTAGCTCCCTCATACGGTCTTCTCATTCATCAAATGGATATTAAGacagctttcctaaatggagagttggatgaggaaatttacatggaccagccagatggatttgtagtaaatggtcaagaaggaaaggtgtgcaAATTATTGAAGTCTTTATATGGTCTCAAGCAAGCACCTAAGTAGTGGCATGAGAAGTTCGAAAGAACTTTAACTactgaaggctttgttgtaaatGAAGCTGATAAATGTgtgtactatcgccatggtgggggcgaaggagtCATTCTTTGCTTATACGTCGATGACATACTGATTTTCGGAACCAACCTGAATATCATCAAGAAGACCAAGGATTTCTTATCTCGCtactttgagatgaaggatcttggggtAGCTGATGtaatcttaaacatcaagctgtTGAAGGATGACAATGGTGGGATTACACTGCTTCAATCtcactatgtggaaaagatctTGAGTCGTTTTGGGTATAGCGATTGCAAGTCTTgtccaacgccttatgatcctagtgtgctgCTTAGAAAGAATAAAACGACTGCTAGAGATCaactgagatattctcagattatTGGCTCGCTGATGTATTTGGCTAGCGCTACGAGGCCTGACATCGCCTTTGCTGTGAGCAAACTTAGCCGATTTGTCTCAAATCCTGGTGATGATCACTGGCATGCTCTTGAAAGAGTGATGCACTATCTAAAAGGCactgcgagttatggcattcactatacCGGGTATCCGAGGGTACTAGAGGGTTATAGTGATTCAAACTGGATTTCTGATGCTGGTGAGATTAAGGCCACTAGTGGATATGTATTTACACTTGGTGGTGGCACTGTTTCTTGGAAGTCTAGCAAgaagaccatcttaacgaggtcaacaatggaagcagaactcacagcactagacacagccactgttgaagcagagtggcttcgtgaactcttgatgaacttacccgtggttgagaaaccaatacccgctatcCCAATgagctgtgataatcaaactgtgatcatcaaggttaacagttctaaggataatatgaagtcatcaaggcatgtgaagaggagattaaaatctgtcagaaaaatgagaaactccggagtcATTGCATTGGTTTATATCCATACATCTAGAAATTTGGCAGATCCCTTCACAAAGGGTCTATCACGCAATGTGATAGATAATGCATCAAaggagatgggtatgagacccacaaTATGAGTTTTCCACAGTGGTAAaccactctatgtgatcggagatcccgtgaattagaattgggagacaagctgttggtTGACTGAGAGGAAAGTATCCATATTTTAATAAACACCACTCCGTGAAGATGCAATACTTTCCTAttctgcatggcaggttgatatttatcttaatgtgttctaagtggcttatcttaagcagagatgttgtcctgcagaacatcttttgaagaGCACACCTATATGAGTTTGACTGTTAACCGTTGCAGTATATGCGAGTTGGGTGCTCTCTAACAAACTCATGAAAGGCCATGGAGTATGACGCATAAGCTCCACCCGCGGGGAAGTCCCACGGCAGCCTAGTATTGGTCAAGGCTTTGTGTGAAGCTAGGATGCAGCAAACTTgcagttcaaggcatagtccactgtACAAGTCGCCGCCTAGTGTAGCATAGAGTTctaggtggaagttcaacttaacagtctccactgcAGTACCAGTATATAAACAGTGTTTTGGAATGTGCCTCtgggatctggtgggggattgttgtaaTTTTGGCCCAAAATAGCCCAGTCCAATTTTTCCATTCCAATAATTCCTGAAAATCCTAGAGGCCCATGTAGCCCATTCATGAATGGCAAGAGGTGGGACAaatgtttagtcccacattgctagttgagagAGAGCTGGAGTGGTTTATAAGGAGAGCTGTTCTAGCacttgtatgtgagtgagaacaaGAGGAaatcctcgcgcactcctcctcctcctcgctcgctcgttcgTTCGTCACGAcacgccgcgggttgcgggaatgccTCGAGCCGAGAGCTTCTCTATCTTTTTGCCGCGCGTGAATGGGAAATAATCTGAACGGTTGCACAAAGCTGAAACGAATTTTTGCTAGTGGGTTTTTATTAGGGCCGTTCGGCTCCAGCTGCTGTCTCTTCGGTTCGCCTCCCACTGACTGTTCGTTTCATCTCCCGTCGCCGACTGTTCGCCTGCCTGCCCATGCCTATAAAATGGATGTCGCTCCTCACCTCACGTACAGGTTCTTGCAAACGCTTTCCATAGCACTGCGCTGCTACAGGTTCTTCTCCATCCCATCTTGCGGCGTGCACCGCgatccgggacagtaggcctccgaaaCCCCGCTTCTTTGAGTCTTGTACGGGAGAAggacgataaggtttttggggagcgctatcAGCGCGACTACTGACTTCATCACGGACTTCGACGACCACTTCCCCGACGAGGACTTCTTCCCCGACATCAGCAGTCTCTACCTCGACGACATGGCTGAAAACGACAACGTCAATGCCAACGCGGGCGCACAGCTGTATGGTGTTTTCTTTCATCTTGTTCAGATCACCACGTCAGtaattggtacttcttcctcgtcatcactgttggtaaaaaaatcggcagcataaaaagcaagacaggataaatatttcgagtacaaaaatagggagaaataaagacgacttacgagctgacgagggattcaacataaggatcgtaagctgccttcggatgagaaggaacaacttcttcagccttagaggtgccagaatcctcggcatcagtccttttccttttgttctttggagaaacagcaggagggagggattgcgtcgactcactggcttcagactcaacttctttttcatgagaagccgcagatttgtgagaacccgcgacttcactttcaggaatagaagaaccttgagtatcttcggcgacgatggcctgttcttcgacttctccaccctccggaagaggaggaagggaagtcatagtaggatggttctgtaaaaaatagtgaccaaaggaaaattaaagagatgacaatacaatgagatgcagagaaagtgcggaacaagataaaaactcgggaagacaaaatacctcggggagtggattggcggagctgtacggttccacgcgacaagaggaaggaactgggtccttgcccaggcgagaaagtcttcgaaccaacttctccaagtccttggtggaaagatcaccagagattctgttggcgtcatttttaccagaacacgtccaaaggggatttttgcgagcctgaagaggctgcactctaatcctaaggaagtaggcagtgatttgaacaccagacagctctttgcctcgagtgttttgaagctggcgaatacgagacatcagtgcctctgtcgcctttttctcttcctcggaagcttcggcatcccaggagcggcggcgctgaattctggcacttccgtcgaaaggaattatgttgtgctcaacggagttggcgctttcttcgtgaatgtagagccactttttgcgccatccttggacagaatcaggaaatttgacgtcgaaatagtcgacatcagtacgaacacagataacaacgccacctatgttataagtgacgttgtgggagccattgcggcggaggcagaaaatgcgcttccacagagcccaattgggagggattccgaggaagcattcgcaaagtgtgatgaaaatagaaatgtgaaggatggaattgggggtcaactggtgcagttgaatcccataaacgaaaagaaggccacggaggaaatcgtgaattggggtcgaaaggccgcggattaggtgatcaacaaaactaacccggtactccattggaggcttggggtagctttcttcgctgggaaagcggatggcgtcctccttcttcatgaggccaagcctcttcagcatgttggtgtcttggttggagattttggatctctcccactcaagatcctcggcggccatcttggattccggagtgctgtggcgagtcagacgcgcgcgcggtggcatcaacggcaatgggcaaagcaatgtatgagcgtgcggaagatcagagaaagttgggcgcaggggaagttttgcgaagaggaacaggtgagcggcgcaagcgaggggatgaacggaggttgaagaaaggtttatataagaatcgggtgaagcagtgtgccgttggatgaagaaatcgtgtggtgagaatagatcttctagatacaagggcaaaaaggtatttttactgagataggcgttaccgtacgagcgccagaaaaagcggaggacgtgtgtcccccacttgcacgacgtgtcaacgtggtggaagcaatggacccacagggcagaaaaaatcacgactattcgagaaggatgaagtaaatttgattaagggaagcatgtcgacaagaaaaataaaagaagattggcgacaggaagaattattcaatatttcgggagcctttgatcaaaaacaagtttttgcccaaatgc
It includes:
- the LOC127347398 gene encoding uncharacterized protein encodes the protein MNCYDAILGKPEGELTPAQEQVFQKTDRLFRAALLSVLGENIIEPYMSFTNGKDMWAALEAKFGVSDAGSELYIMEQFCDFKMTGYRSVVEQAHEIQALAKELEYFSCVLPDTFVAGSIIAKLPPSWRNFATSLKHKRQEFTASDLIGTLDVEEKARAKDTLARGAEGGSSANLVQKKNFQSHKFKNKGKFDGKSKFDWKNKPSQSTNFKKKTDKKKGSCHVCGDPEHWAPSCPNRYDRRQHGKGGKTANVVMGDVDMKDVGSEGLSPC